The following coding sequences lie in one Rutidosis leptorrhynchoides isolate AG116_Rl617_1_P2 chromosome 4, CSIRO_AGI_Rlap_v1, whole genome shotgun sequence genomic window:
- the LOC139841317 gene encoding uncharacterized protein: MKLNPLKCSFGEEEGKFLGHIITECGIHANPKKIEAIENMPSPRNKKEVQSLTERSLPFFGTLKNCLKKTDLKWTEEAEVAFQEMKKLLKELPTMTAPIAGETLILYLAASNEAITSEQMHVYFVSKALTGSELNYPAIEKLVLYKPKNFGRMAKWAIELGEHEIRFSPRSAVKGQFLADYLAETAGDIEVSYESKEIPPPPEQLWEMHTDGACGPEAEYEALLSGMRVAKYLEVKELSVYVDSQLVANQFNGIFEAHDESMQKYLKLVQELAVDFDLFRITQVSRTLNKKADALSKLEALTFSHFKKEIWVEEVKVKSIKEDSVSAAVEEEEQS, encoded by the exons ATGAAGCTCAACCCGTTGAAGTGCAGTTTTGGAGAGGAAGAAGGAAAGTTTCTTGGTCATATAATAACTGAGTGCGGGATACATGCAAACCCAAAGAAAATAGAGGCAATCGAGAATATGCCGTCACCAAGAAATAAAAAAGAAGTACAAAGTTTAACGG AGCGATCACTCCCCTTTTTCGGGACATTGAAGAATTGCTTAAAGAAAACGGATTTAAAGTGGACGGAGGAAGCAGAAGTGGCGTTTCAAGAAATGAAAAAGTTGCTGAAAGAGCTGCCAACAATGACTGCGCCGATTGCGGGAGAAACGTTGATACTATACTTAGCAGCATCGAATGAAGCAATAACTTCA GAACAAATGCatgtatattttgttagcaaagctttaACAGGAAGTGAATTAAACTATCCTGCAATCGAAAAACTG GTGCTATATAAACCAAAAAATTTtggtcgcatggccaaatgggctattgaattgggAGAGCACGAAATAAGATTCTCACCACGAAGTGCGGTAAAAGGGCAATtcctagcagattatctggctgaaacagcTGGAGATATCGAAGTCTCATatgaatcaaaagaaataccacctccgCCCGAACAGCTGTGGGAAATGCACACAGATGGGGCTTGTGGCCCAGAAG CTGAATATGAAGCATTGTTATCTGGGATGCGGGTAGCAAAATATCTGGAGGTTAAAGAACTGTCAGTATATGTTGATTCGCAGTTAGTTGCAAACCAATTTAACGGAATATTCGAAGCACACGATGAATCAATGCAAAAATACTTAAAGCTTGTGCAAGAGCTAGCAGTTGACTTCGATTTATTCCGGATAACTCAGGTTTCGAGGACACTGAATaaaaaggcggatgcgctaagTAAGTTAGAAGCATTAACATTCAgtcattttaagaaagaaatttgggtTGAGGAAGTTAAAGTAAAATCTATTAAAGAAGACAGTGTTTCGGCTGCAGTTGAAGAAGAGGAGCAGAGTTGA